The Deltaproteobacteria bacterium genome has a window encoding:
- a CDS encoding BrnT family toxin, translated as MAKPFQYRFAWDPSKARENLKDHKIAFERAATVFLDPEALSEFDEDHSEEEDRWLTLGVDRTGTLVVVSPTYREETETSATIRLISARKATKKETKQYTRK; from the coding sequence ATGGCAAAGCCGTTTCAGTACCGTTTTGCGTGGGATCCCAGCAAAGCGCGGGAGAATCTGAAAGATCATAAGATCGCTTTTGAGCGCGCCGCCACCGTCTTTCTTGATCCGGAAGCCCTCTCAGAGTTCGACGAGGACCATAGTGAGGAGGAAGATCGGTGGCTGACCTTGGGAGTGGATCGGACCGGCACACTTGTGGTGGTCAGTCCTACCTACCGGGAAGAGACTGAGACCAGCGCTACGATACGGCTGATATCAGCACGCAAGGCGACCAAGAAGGAAACCAAACAGTACACGAGGAAATAG